The stretch of DNA ATTGAAAAATGCTTTTAAAGGGTATCGCTTTTCGTTAACCGCAGCTATAAGCGCTGTTAATTCCACTATTAATGTAGCATACGACATTCCCGAGATTTCCAAATATCTCGATTACATTCACGTGATGGCATATGATTACCACGGTGCGTGGAATAAACAGGTTCTTCCAAATTCACCGTTGCGAAGCAAAGATGGAATAGACGTGGTAagaattgatttatttatgtaaGTTCAATATGTTAAAATTCTTACGAGATATTTTCGTATAGCGATTGTATCTTTAATGTTTAGGAGCATACTATTACGTATTTGTTGGAACAAGGAGCCCCAGCTGAAAAATTAGTCTTGGGTTTGGCAATGTATGGAAGAACGTTTATTCTTAAAACTGTACCAGAAACACCGAAGATAAATCCGATTGGTCTACCCAGTTTAGATATCGGATTTAAAGGGCCTTATACGTCTGAAGAAGGATTTATGGGATTCAATGAGGTATTTAGTgcttatctttatttttttagttctatttttttaattctacagTTTTGATAATCAAcaattagtttattatttttgtaatgatAGCATTCGAAACATACAATAATTCTTTAACCTgtgatatatataataaaaatgaattatttattagtagattgcacatttttatatgtacagaTTTGCGAAGCATTAGTATTATTCCCACAAAATTGGACAACTGGATGGGATAATGAGAGTAGTACGGCTTATGCGGTTAAAAAAGACCATGTTGTAGTTTACGATGATCTCAAAGCCATGATAGCTAaggtatttttatatcttttttatttcttttatatctttcgtaaaaaatactctttcttataatattttaaaaaattaaattaaaaaaatatatatatatataatttatttgcacgtTGTTGATTTGTTCAACTTTTATTTGAGCGAGTTTTTAAATATCCAGAGCAAATATCAGTTACCTAACTTTTATGATAATCAATTCTTTTAGGTGGAATATgcgaagaaacaaaaattagcCGGTGTTATGGTATGGAGCATCGATACCGACGATTTCCGAAGTAAGTGTACATCGCTGTATAGTGACATGACTTTGTTCGATGGACGTGATTATCCTATAATGAAAACTATTAACGCGGCTTTGGCGAATAATACAAAACCACCCGATGGAAACCAATCACCAGGTTCGTCATCCGCACTATTACTCTCGAATATTGCGTTTGTGTTATCAATCACAATGATttacttttctctttaattaactttacgAAACATTGATGAATgtcgatattttataaataactttaagCGATAATATATTGATGGCAGTTAATAATTGACAAAAAGTGTTAGAATGTGTCCAACGATTCGCTTCTTCGCAGATTGTTCCTTTCTCTTGTCGatatttagataataaaaaaatatactatttACGTggtataaaatagataatcgtATTATTGATCGTATTATTGATGTTGTTTCTTTTCAATGGTGTACTGTATAGTCTTCAAAGTTATTTCCATTGTTGTTAACTTTTCCTC from Cardiocondyla obscurior isolate alpha-2009 linkage group LG04, Cobs3.1, whole genome shotgun sequence encodes:
- the LOC139102276 gene encoding probable chitinase 2; amino-acid sequence: MSFTDVALLLTILLFGTYSAQGFIKPKHDKVVVCYVASWAAYRQGNGAFSLENLRPEHCTHLIYAFAGLNASNWTIRSLDPWGDTEKDGIGNYKKMTAFRKQGLKVSLGIGGWNEGSTNYSLMASSPDRRRTFIASTVEFLKTYGFDGLDLDWEFPGSRGGAPYDKQNFLSLVKELKNAFKGYRFSLTAAISAVNSTINVAYDIPEISKYLDYIHVMAYDYHGAWNKQVLPNSPLRSKDGIDVEHTITYLLEQGAPAEKLVLGLAMYGRTFILKTVPETPKINPIGLPSLDIGFKGPYTSEEGFMGFNEICEALVLFPQNWTTGWDNESSTAYAVKKDHVVVYDDLKAMIAKVEYAKKQKLAGVMVWSIDTDDFRSKCTSLYSDMTLFDGRDYPIMKTINAALANNTKPPDGNQSPGSSSALLLSNIAFVLSITMIYFSL